One window of the uncultured Umboniibacter sp. genome contains the following:
- a CDS encoding TatD family hydrolase: MTHKPQYTDAGVNWRNPRLQKRREVLIEHALANGVDRWLCIATELADYEFIHANGPQKIDWRTSFGLHPHYASKSALDAVLREAERILAADRNICAIGETGLDFARMLQTEADQVRAFEAQLELAKLHQLPVYLHQREAHKVFQQCLADFDISQGIAHCFTEGRAEMSSYLDRGLYIGITGWLCDERRNQELVKALDYLPLDRLIIETDAPYLLARDLRPKPKSGCAMPSHIPHLAATIARLKQVSVETVREQSEANVTSLFNWQR, encoded by the coding sequence TTGACTCACAAACCTCAGTATACGGACGCTGGTGTAAACTGGCGTAACCCGCGGCTACAAAAGCGTCGTGAAGTGCTAATCGAACACGCTTTAGCAAACGGTGTCGATCGCTGGCTTTGTATCGCGACAGAACTCGCCGACTACGAGTTTATTCACGCCAACGGCCCCCAGAAAATTGATTGGCGAACCTCCTTTGGACTGCACCCCCACTATGCATCGAAGTCAGCGTTAGATGCCGTGCTTCGGGAGGCGGAGCGAATTTTAGCGGCGGATAGGAATATCTGTGCGATTGGTGAAACTGGCTTGGATTTCGCGCGGATGTTGCAGACTGAAGCGGATCAAGTTCGGGCCTTCGAAGCACAGCTCGAACTCGCAAAGCTTCATCAGCTCCCCGTCTATCTTCACCAACGCGAGGCACACAAGGTGTTCCAACAGTGCCTAGCCGACTTCGATATTTCTCAAGGCATCGCACACTGCTTTACCGAGGGACGCGCCGAGATGAGCAGTTATTTGGATCGTGGGTTATATATCGGCATTACCGGTTGGCTGTGCGACGAGCGACGCAACCAAGAGCTAGTCAAGGCCCTTGACTACCTCCCCCTTGATCGATTAATCATCGAGACTGACGCGCCCTATCTACTAGCCCGCGACCTCAGGCCTAAGCCGAAATCGGGGTGCGCGATGCCAAGTCATATTCCGCATCTCGCCGCTACCATTGCCCGACTAAAGCAGGTCTCCGTTGAAACGGTCCGCGAACAGTCCGAAGCCAATGTCACTTCGCTATTTAATTGGCAGCGATAA
- a CDS encoding CsiV family protein, translating to MRAKICLVALLNAAMLSLPSYGAENWYRVELLVFTQGNQAGINNERWPENPPLSYPLNAIHLQPAAEVTQQLLAERLESAWKATEANETSTANSDWDTALQPATALLPAMSSDEERLSQAASSGQDGAALSASSLEANSALGLDQESIQALTQEPPQQNTVLAIAPSVRDWVSQLYDLWRQNNELSRDLELAQSETEILGDETLLTAPAEPNNDIPQWQSELDEIALLVQHFAEYVPLSEDIFEFPDSRLTANRYRVLHHSAWHQYIPPASNGESLIVLGGRQLGDHFELEGSIRLDRQQRYVHADINLWMSTFELALSDAEVNEHLPPIPPKNIIVDDVDLSLSENLDESSPFNFNGTQSMPSGLVIPSLDESPANSENWVSKQHFSLNTVQRMRSGVQYYVDHPGFGVIIKLTRYEDRQELMDLLLPTLVSDSELND from the coding sequence ATGCGTGCAAAAATCTGTCTCGTAGCACTGTTAAATGCTGCAATGTTAAGTCTACCTAGCTATGGTGCCGAAAACTGGTACCGAGTGGAACTACTCGTCTTCACACAAGGTAATCAGGCAGGAATTAACAATGAACGCTGGCCAGAGAACCCTCCTCTGAGTTACCCGCTCAATGCAATTCATCTCCAGCCCGCTGCAGAGGTTACTCAACAGCTACTCGCTGAGCGGCTGGAGAGTGCATGGAAGGCAACCGAGGCAAATGAAACCTCCACGGCGAACTCCGATTGGGATACAGCTTTGCAGCCCGCTACCGCACTCTTACCTGCCATGTCCAGCGATGAAGAGCGACTTTCACAGGCAGCTAGCTCTGGGCAGGATGGTGCCGCACTGTCTGCAAGCAGTCTCGAAGCAAACTCTGCGTTAGGGCTGGATCAGGAATCGATTCAAGCACTTACTCAAGAACCTCCGCAACAAAATACAGTACTTGCGATTGCCCCGTCAGTGCGGGACTGGGTGAGTCAGCTGTATGACCTATGGCGGCAAAACAATGAGTTAAGTCGCGACTTAGAGCTCGCTCAAAGCGAGACGGAAATTCTCGGTGACGAGACTTTATTGACAGCGCCTGCAGAGCCGAATAATGACATTCCTCAATGGCAATCAGAACTCGACGAAATAGCTCTGCTCGTCCAGCATTTTGCAGAGTACGTTCCGCTTAGTGAGGATATTTTTGAGTTTCCAGATTCGAGACTAACGGCAAATCGTTATCGAGTTCTTCATCACTCTGCATGGCACCAATACATCCCGCCGGCCTCCAACGGTGAATCATTGATTGTCCTCGGAGGCAGACAATTAGGTGATCACTTCGAACTAGAGGGTAGTATCCGACTTGACCGTCAACAGCGCTACGTTCACGCCGACATCAACCTTTGGATGAGTACATTCGAACTGGCACTGAGCGATGCGGAAGTTAATGAACATCTACCACCTATTCCACCCAAAAACATTATCGTAGATGATGTTGATCTGTCTCTGAGTGAAAACCTCGATGAATCAAGCCCATTCAATTTCAACGGAACTCAATCAATGCCTTCGGGCTTAGTCATTCCATCCCTCGACGAAAGCCCTGCGAACTCAGAGAATTGGGTATCAAAACAACACTTTAGCTTGAACACCGTTCAGCGAATGCGTTCGGGAGTACAGTATTATGTTGATCATCCTGGATTTGGCGTAATCATAAAACTGACACGCTATGAAGATCGCCAAGAACTTATGGACTTATTGCTTCCTACACTGGTTAGTGACAGCGAATTAAATGACTAA
- the lexA gene encoding transcriptional repressor LexA, whose translation MVKLTKRQQDVLDVLAKHIADTGLPPTRAEIAAELGFKSANAAEEHLKALARKGAIEKIAGTSRGLRILINPEQANIDRAAANDNQLPIVGKVAAGSPVLAIEHVEAHCPVSPDFFHPRANYMLNVQGDSMIDIGIHDGDLLAVHQTKNIRNGDIVVARIDDEVTVKRYEKISAAKVLLHAENEDYSPIEVDLSYQDFDIEGISVGVIRRH comes from the coding sequence ATGGTCAAACTTACCAAACGCCAACAAGATGTTCTTGATGTGTTAGCAAAGCATATTGCAGACACTGGTTTGCCGCCAACTCGTGCGGAAATTGCTGCAGAATTAGGCTTCAAATCTGCTAACGCCGCGGAAGAACATTTGAAAGCCTTGGCACGAAAAGGGGCAATTGAAAAAATTGCCGGGACGTCTCGCGGGCTCCGTATTCTTATTAATCCTGAACAGGCAAATATCGATCGTGCAGCGGCTAACGATAACCAACTGCCAATCGTTGGCAAAGTGGCAGCCGGTTCTCCTGTTTTAGCCATTGAGCACGTAGAAGCTCACTGCCCTGTTTCACCGGACTTCTTTCACCCCCGTGCAAACTACATGTTAAACGTTCAGGGTGATTCGATGATCGACATTGGCATTCACGATGGTGATTTATTGGCAGTACATCAAACGAAGAATATTCGAAATGGTGATATCGTTGTCGCGCGTATCGATGATGAAGTTACGGTAAAACGCTACGAAAAGATTAGTGCAGCGAAGGTACTACTTCATGCTGAGAACGAGGATTACTCGCCTATTGAAGTAGATTTAAGCTATCAGGACTTCGATATAGAGGGCATTAGCGTTGGGGTTATACGTCGCCATTAA
- the mfd gene encoding transcription-repair coupling factor, whose protein sequence is MPPSLPFANSPARISKWPDLHGAGVALSIHDWQQSQQKLLVVICAEASMALQLTDELSYLAKDQYSVINFPEWETLPYDQFSPHQDIISDRLKAMNELPRLDQGVLIIPAATLSNRLPPCDYVELRALKLAKGQDLDVAQLRTKLGRSGYQNVEIVRDHGQYAFRGSLIDIFPMGTDEPVRIDLFDNEIETLKFFDVDTQRTTQTVESIELLPAQEVPTDRNHRLAFEEAWHEQFDVDFNSVPMYQDIINGLTTPGIEYFLSLFFDETTSILDYCPADSHLFLVGDISSSLDRHWRDINNRYEQFRGDTQRPILAPHLAFHPVDRSMARIKAFARYQFTIDNRNPIRDLGVTIDGRREQPLEVLKAHLAKQSKPVVISVDSLGRRELLDEQLRKAQIKVELLAHWDDLADHKTPKCYLLASPFYEGSISQNGIQIFTDAELYGLQVRQTRRRNEAVSDDSLIIRDLSQLEMGDPVVHIEHGIGRYRGLENLTIDGEKIEFVVVEYAGESTLYIPVASLHVLSRYSGSDPDSAPLHRLGSETWSNAKQKAAEKARDAAVELLDIYARREAKKGFAFPDPGPALAQFSASFPFEETPDQEKTINAVVADMMAPRAMDRLVGGDVGFGKTEVAMRAAFVAVHAAKQVAVLVPTTLLAQQHYDNFLDRFKDWPVRIEVISRFKSDKAINEINAALSEGKVDILIGTHKLLQSSLKFDDLGLLIIDEEHRFGVRQKERIKSLRAEVDILTMTATPIPRTLNLAMNGMRDLSIIATPPAKRLKINTFVRENDDNLIKEAVLREILRGGQVYFLHNEVTTIERTAEEIQALVPEARIGIGHGQMRERELERVMSDFYHRRTNVLVCTTIIETGIDIPNANTIIIHRADKFGIAQLHQLRGRVGRSHHQAYAYLLTPPYKGLKKDAKKRLDAISTTGELGAGFTLATHDLEIRGAGELLGDQQSGQIHSVGFSLYIDMLEQAVADIKAGRTPSGFEGLQTTGEVDLQMPALIPDDYVGDVNERLVLYKRISNTKTPAELRQLQIELIDRFGLLPQPTKRLFDVNEVRQRCQDIGIKKLVCSSTGGKVVFAENTKVEPLEIVQLVQQQSRIFSLQGANELRFGLPLDDREQRLVWVNDLIDHLSKTTQAS, encoded by the coding sequence ATGCCCCCTAGCCTGCCGTTCGCTAACTCTCCGGCGCGAATATCCAAATGGCCTGATTTACATGGTGCTGGCGTAGCGCTCTCAATCCATGACTGGCAACAGTCTCAGCAGAAACTGCTCGTTGTTATCTGCGCCGAAGCATCCATGGCGCTGCAACTCACTGACGAGCTTAGCTATTTAGCAAAAGACCAATATTCGGTGATCAATTTTCCCGAGTGGGAAACACTGCCCTACGATCAGTTTTCACCTCACCAAGATATTATTTCCGATCGACTGAAGGCTATGAATGAGCTCCCTCGCCTAGATCAGGGGGTACTTATCATCCCTGCGGCAACGCTCAGTAATCGTCTCCCTCCGTGCGACTATGTTGAGTTGCGAGCGTTGAAACTCGCCAAAGGTCAAGATCTTGATGTCGCTCAACTACGCACTAAGTTAGGTCGTAGCGGTTACCAGAATGTAGAAATCGTTAGAGACCACGGCCAATACGCGTTTCGCGGCAGTCTCATTGATATCTTTCCAATGGGCACTGACGAGCCAGTCCGAATTGATCTATTTGATAACGAGATCGAAACACTGAAGTTCTTTGATGTTGATACTCAGCGGACCACCCAGACAGTTGAATCCATTGAATTACTGCCAGCCCAAGAGGTGCCGACTGATCGCAATCACCGACTTGCTTTTGAAGAAGCTTGGCATGAACAGTTTGACGTCGATTTTAATTCGGTACCCATGTACCAAGATATTATTAATGGGTTAACAACCCCGGGCATCGAATATTTTCTTAGCCTGTTTTTCGACGAAACCACTTCAATTCTGGATTACTGCCCTGCCGACAGTCACCTGTTCTTAGTTGGTGACATTAGTAGCTCTTTAGATCGCCACTGGCGGGATATCAACAACCGCTACGAACAGTTCCGCGGCGATACTCAGCGCCCTATCCTTGCTCCGCATTTAGCCTTCCACCCAGTGGATCGAAGTATGGCAAGGATCAAAGCCTTTGCCCGGTATCAATTCACCATCGACAATCGAAATCCAATACGCGACCTAGGCGTGACGATTGATGGACGCCGCGAGCAACCCCTAGAGGTACTCAAAGCTCACTTAGCGAAACAATCAAAGCCTGTTGTCATTAGTGTCGATTCGTTAGGTCGCCGTGAATTGCTCGACGAGCAACTGCGCAAAGCACAGATCAAAGTAGAACTCCTAGCGCACTGGGACGACCTTGCCGACCATAAAACACCGAAATGCTATCTCTTGGCATCACCCTTCTACGAAGGTTCCATTTCCCAGAATGGCATTCAGATCTTTACCGACGCCGAACTCTACGGTCTCCAGGTTCGCCAAACCCGACGTCGAAATGAAGCGGTCAGCGATGACAGCCTAATTATTCGTGACCTCAGTCAATTGGAGATGGGCGACCCTGTTGTTCATATTGAGCATGGTATTGGACGCTATCGCGGTTTAGAAAACCTGACTATTGACGGTGAGAAAATCGAGTTTGTTGTTGTAGAGTATGCGGGCGAATCTACGCTCTATATTCCCGTCGCAAGTCTCCACGTGCTCAGCCGGTACTCGGGTTCGGACCCGGATTCTGCGCCGCTTCATCGTCTGGGCAGCGAAACTTGGAGCAATGCCAAACAGAAGGCGGCTGAGAAAGCGCGTGACGCTGCGGTCGAGTTGCTAGATATTTATGCTCGGCGTGAAGCCAAGAAGGGCTTTGCCTTTCCGGATCCAGGTCCCGCACTGGCGCAGTTCTCAGCATCCTTTCCGTTCGAAGAAACACCCGACCAAGAAAAGACAATTAATGCGGTGGTGGCCGATATGATGGCTCCTAGAGCCATGGATCGACTCGTCGGTGGCGACGTAGGTTTCGGCAAGACGGAAGTCGCAATGCGCGCGGCATTCGTAGCCGTTCACGCCGCTAAGCAGGTTGCCGTGCTTGTACCCACAACACTTCTGGCACAGCAACACTATGATAATTTCCTTGATCGATTTAAAGATTGGCCCGTTCGAATTGAGGTCATCTCGCGTTTCAAAAGTGATAAAGCGATTAACGAAATCAATGCGGCGCTGTCCGAAGGTAAAGTCGACATTCTTATCGGCACCCACAAATTACTTCAATCGTCACTTAAGTTCGACGACCTTGGGCTATTGATTATCGATGAAGAGCATCGTTTTGGCGTCCGACAAAAGGAACGAATAAAGTCTCTTCGTGCTGAGGTAGATATCCTCACCATGACCGCTACACCAATTCCACGAACCTTAAATCTCGCGATGAACGGCATGCGAGACCTATCGATCATCGCCACGCCACCGGCTAAGCGTTTGAAGATCAATACCTTTGTCCGCGAGAATGATGACAACTTGATCAAAGAAGCCGTTTTACGGGAAATTCTCCGTGGCGGCCAGGTTTACTTCCTCCACAACGAAGTCACTACCATTGAACGTACCGCGGAAGAAATCCAAGCGCTAGTTCCCGAGGCCCGCATAGGAATTGGTCACGGCCAAATGCGCGAGCGCGAGCTCGAACGTGTTATGTCTGACTTCTACCACCGCCGTACTAACGTCTTGGTGTGCACTACCATTATCGAAACTGGGATCGATATACCTAATGCCAACACCATCATCATCCACCGAGCCGATAAATTCGGTATCGCGCAGCTTCATCAGCTTCGCGGGCGAGTGGGTAGGTCGCACCATCAGGCCTATGCCTATCTTCTTACCCCACCCTACAAAGGATTGAAGAAAGACGCCAAGAAGCGACTTGACGCCATCTCGACGACCGGCGAATTAGGCGCTGGATTTACGCTCGCCACCCACGATTTGGAGATTCGTGGTGCTGGAGAGCTCCTGGGCGATCAACAAAGTGGCCAGATTCACTCAGTGGGCTTCAGCCTCTATATTGATATGCTCGAACAGGCAGTAGCTGATATCAAAGCGGGAAGAACACCATCGGGCTTTGAAGGCCTTCAAACTACGGGCGAAGTAGACCTGCAAATGCCCGCACTGATTCCCGATGACTATGTGGGTGATGTCAATGAGCGCCTGGTTCTGTATAAACGAATAAGTAACACCAAAACCCCCGCTGAGTTACGGCAATTGCAGATTGAGTTGATCGATCGCTTCGGACTATTGCCACAACCCACCAAACGCCTGTTTGACGTCAATGAAGTTCGGCAGCGCTGCCAAGACATCGGTATCAAGAAGCTAGTTTGCTCTTCAACCGGCGGTAAGGTCGTTTTCGCCGAAAATACTAAGGTTGAACCCTTGGAAATTGTTCAACTAGTACAACAGCAGTCACGAATTTTTAGTCTTCAGGGTGCCAACGAGCTACGCTTCGGGTTACCATTAGATGATCGCGAACAGCGGTTGGTGTGGGTAAACGACTTGATCGACCACCTTAGTAAAACAACACAGGCCTCATAA
- a CDS encoding hypoxanthine-guanine phosphoribosyltransferase, whose amino-acid sequence MAASEAVDLMGQAECLFDHQTVCGAIERLAAALNRDFTDKQPVVLVVMTGGAIVAGHLLPQLSFPLELDYIHATRYQGKMTGEKVRWLVQPQISLIGRDVLIVDDIHDVGLTLGEINSYCLERGANSVTSAVLLLKNHPRKASVPCDYHALEVGDRFVFGFGMDYKGLWRNAPGIFALSKE is encoded by the coding sequence ATGGCGGCGTCTGAAGCAGTAGACTTGATGGGGCAGGCAGAGTGCCTCTTTGACCATCAAACCGTTTGTGGGGCAATTGAGCGTCTTGCAGCGGCATTGAATAGGGACTTCACAGACAAACAGCCTGTCGTGCTTGTGGTGATGACAGGCGGTGCCATTGTCGCGGGACATCTTTTACCGCAATTGAGTTTTCCGTTAGAGTTGGATTACATTCACGCGACTCGTTACCAGGGTAAGATGACGGGCGAGAAGGTGCGTTGGTTAGTTCAACCGCAAATATCACTCATTGGTCGCGATGTGTTGATCGTGGATGATATTCATGACGTAGGTCTAACGTTGGGAGAAATTAACTCGTACTGCCTGGAGCGGGGCGCTAACAGCGTTACTTCAGCGGTATTACTCCTTAAGAATCACCCTCGGAAGGCATCGGTACCTTGCGATTACCACGCTCTCGAGGTTGGTGACCGTTTTGTATTTGGCTTCGGCATGGATTACAAAGGCCTGTGGCGCAACGCTCCAGGAATATTCGCGCTGTCGAAGGAGTGA
- the topA gene encoding type I DNA topoisomerase — protein sequence MGKSLVIVESPAKAKTINKYLGSKFVVKSSVGHIRDLPTSGNTSTTTPAERAKQAAKTRKMKPAAKAAYQKKKAHDQLIRRMGIDPDHGWDAQYEILPRKEKVVEELQKLARNADTIYLATDLDREGEAIAWHLRETIGGDPERYQRVVFNEITKTAIQEAFEEPGRLDIDRVNAQQARRFLDRVVGFMVSPLLWKKVARGLSAGRVQSVAVKLLVEREREIRIFVPEEFWDLSAFLKYQGDTFKFALNKKDGKDYKPTSGAEAAEVKAKLEASDYKVSAREDRPTSSKPSAPFITSTLQQAASTRLSFSVKKTMTLAQRLYEAGYITYMRTDSTNLSKDAVESCRALISDNFGDNYLPKTPNTYGSKEGAQEAHEAIRPSSIEVLEEHLDTMEPDARRLYALIWRQFVACQMTPARYTSTRIKVNVSAYELSLKGRIVEFDGYTKVLPAMSKKDDDVMLPDMQSGDALALADVDAKQNFTNPPARYSEASLVRELEKRGIGRPSTYAAIISTIQDRGYARVENRRFYAEKMGDIVTERLSESFAELMNYNFTADMESRLDDVALGKLDWKQVLDEFYEQFQGELSQAENEEGGMRANEPVATSIECPTCSRTMQIRTGSTGVFLGCSGYNLPPKERCKTTINLVSGDDVVSSDGSEEAESALIRSKRRCSIDNATMDSYLIDEGRKLHVCGNNPDCDGYEIETGSFRIKGYDGPTIECDKCSSEMQLKTGRFGKYFGCSNESCKNTRKLLKNGEVAPPKMDPVPMPELKCDKVDDFYVLRDGASGMFLAASGFPKNRETRAPLLKEIISHRDEIDPKYNHFWSAPVVDGDGVPVTIRFSRKTKSHYVQSEVNGKPSGWRAEFDEDASRWVVSDKKKKAK from the coding sequence ATGGGAAAGTCTTTAGTTATTGTCGAGTCGCCCGCTAAGGCGAAAACGATCAACAAATATTTGGGTTCCAAGTTTGTCGTGAAATCCTCCGTTGGCCACATTCGTGATTTGCCAACGAGTGGTAACACGTCTACAACCACCCCAGCTGAACGAGCTAAACAAGCCGCGAAGACTCGAAAGATGAAACCGGCCGCGAAGGCTGCGTATCAGAAAAAGAAAGCGCATGATCAACTTATACGCAGAATGGGAATTGATCCTGATCATGGTTGGGACGCGCAATACGAAATTCTACCGCGCAAAGAGAAAGTGGTTGAAGAATTACAGAAACTAGCCCGAAACGCTGACACGATTTATCTGGCAACGGATTTGGACAGAGAAGGGGAAGCCATTGCCTGGCATTTACGTGAGACGATTGGTGGCGATCCGGAGCGTTATCAACGCGTAGTCTTCAATGAAATCACCAAGACGGCGATTCAAGAGGCCTTCGAAGAGCCGGGTCGTCTTGATATCGACAGAGTGAATGCGCAGCAAGCACGACGTTTTCTGGATCGTGTTGTCGGCTTTATGGTTTCACCACTGCTCTGGAAAAAGGTCGCCCGAGGACTCTCGGCAGGCCGAGTCCAGTCTGTTGCGGTCAAACTCCTCGTTGAACGTGAACGAGAGATTCGGATCTTTGTCCCGGAAGAATTTTGGGATCTTTCGGCCTTCTTAAAATATCAGGGCGATACCTTTAAGTTCGCCCTCAATAAGAAAGATGGTAAAGACTATAAGCCAACTAGCGGCGCCGAAGCTGCCGAGGTTAAGGCGAAGCTTGAGGCAAGCGATTACAAGGTTAGTGCCCGTGAGGATCGACCAACTAGTTCGAAACCTTCAGCGCCATTTATCACTTCAACACTTCAGCAGGCAGCCTCAACGCGACTAAGCTTTTCGGTAAAGAAGACGATGACCTTGGCTCAGCGACTATACGAAGCCGGTTACATTACCTACATGCGAACCGACTCGACCAATTTGAGTAAGGATGCAGTAGAGAGTTGTCGCGCCCTAATTAGTGACAACTTCGGCGACAATTACCTTCCTAAAACACCCAATACCTATGGGTCGAAGGAGGGCGCTCAGGAAGCACACGAAGCCATTCGCCCATCGAGTATTGAAGTGCTTGAAGAGCATCTTGATACCATGGAGCCCGATGCGCGAAGACTGTACGCGCTAATTTGGCGTCAATTCGTTGCGTGTCAGATGACCCCAGCGCGTTACACCAGTACCCGTATTAAAGTGAATGTGTCAGCTTACGAACTCTCTCTAAAGGGTCGAATCGTAGAGTTCGATGGTTATACCAAAGTATTACCGGCGATGAGCAAGAAAGACGACGACGTTATGCTCCCGGATATGCAAAGTGGCGATGCGTTGGCACTGGCAGACGTGGATGCGAAGCAGAACTTCACTAACCCTCCAGCTCGCTATTCAGAGGCCAGCTTGGTTCGTGAACTTGAGAAGCGTGGCATTGGCCGACCTTCTACCTACGCGGCAATTATTTCTACCATTCAAGATCGAGGTTATGCCCGCGTTGAGAATCGACGTTTTTATGCTGAGAAGATGGGAGACATTGTCACTGAGCGGTTGTCCGAATCGTTCGCTGAGTTGATGAACTATAACTTCACTGCTGATATGGAGTCACGTCTTGATGATGTGGCGCTTGGCAAACTTGATTGGAAGCAAGTGCTTGACGAGTTCTATGAACAGTTCCAGGGCGAGTTAAGTCAGGCGGAGAATGAAGAGGGTGGAATGCGTGCCAATGAGCCGGTGGCAACGAGTATCGAATGCCCTACGTGTAGCCGGACTATGCAGATTCGAACCGGCAGTACCGGTGTCTTTCTTGGTTGTTCGGGCTATAATTTGCCGCCAAAAGAGCGCTGCAAGACGACGATTAACCTAGTTTCGGGTGACGACGTTGTATCTTCAGATGGGTCAGAGGAGGCAGAATCGGCGCTGATTCGGAGTAAACGCCGATGTAGCATTGATAACGCAACGATGGACAGCTACCTAATCGATGAGGGGCGAAAGCTTCATGTCTGCGGGAACAATCCAGATTGCGACGGCTACGAGATTGAGACTGGTTCGTTTAGAATTAAAGGTTATGACGGCCCCACTATCGAATGTGATAAGTGTAGCTCGGAAATGCAGCTTAAAACCGGTCGTTTCGGCAAATATTTTGGCTGCTCTAACGAATCCTGTAAGAATACCCGTAAGCTTCTTAAGAACGGCGAAGTGGCGCCTCCGAAAATGGATCCAGTGCCGATGCCTGAACTCAAGTGTGACAAGGTTGATGACTTTTATGTATTACGTGACGGCGCATCAGGTATGTTCTTAGCAGCAAGTGGTTTCCCTAAGAACCGGGAAACTCGAGCTCCGTTACTCAAAGAAATTATCTCGCACCGCGATGAAATCGACCCGAAATACAACCATTTTTGGTCAGCGCCAGTAGTCGATGGTGATGGCGTACCCGTTACGATACGTTTCTCCCGCAAAACCAAGTCTCACTATGTGCAGAGTGAAGTCAATGGCAAGCCAAGTGGATGGCGAGCAGAGTTCGATGAAGACGCATCACGCTGGGTCGTTAGCGATAAGAAGAAAAAGGCAAAGTAA
- a CDS encoding universal stress protein has translation MSQYKKVLVALDLTEYSPEVVKRAKALSSELDVRITLAHVVEPLALAYGGDIPLDMSDVQEQIKEQSAKRIAVIAKRFEIPDYDCRILIGQPEAEIRALADEIEADLVVVGCHSRAGLSMLFGSTANSMLNGASCDVLAVRVGD, from the coding sequence ATGAGCCAATACAAAAAAGTATTAGTTGCACTAGATCTCACTGAATATTCCCCTGAGGTTGTAAAACGAGCAAAGGCACTTAGCAGCGAACTTGATGTAAGAATCACCTTAGCACATGTGGTCGAGCCACTGGCGTTAGCGTATGGCGGTGATATTCCGTTAGACATGAGTGATGTTCAGGAGCAAATAAAAGAACAAAGTGCGAAGCGCATAGCAGTGATTGCCAAGCGCTTTGAGATTCCTGACTACGATTGCCGCATCCTTATTGGTCAGCCGGAGGCAGAGATCCGTGCACTCGCAGACGAAATCGAAGCCGACTTGGTTGTCGTGGGATGTCACAGTCGAGCCGGCCTATCAATGCTCTTTGGCTCTACCGCCAACAGCATGCTCAACGGTGCCTCCTGTGACGTCTTAGCCGTTCGTGTCGGCGACTAA
- a CDS encoding cold-shock protein yields the protein MDAREIGTVKWFNNARGFGFIQRADGEDVFVHYRSIQGEGYKTLDEGQQVEYDMVTGDKGLQAEQVVPV from the coding sequence ATGGATGCTCGTGAAATCGGCACTGTAAAGTGGTTCAATAATGCTCGTGGTTTTGGCTTTATTCAGCGTGCTGACGGGGAGGACGTATTCGTCCACTACCGCTCTATTCAAGGCGAAGGCTATAAAACTCTCGATGAAGGTCAACAGGTTGAATACGACATGGTGACCGGTGATAAAGGTCTTCAAGCCGAACAGGTAGTCCCTGTTTAG
- a CDS encoding TetR/AcrR family transcriptional regulator: MSTTSLRILDQAERLFAEQGFNETSLRAITSAAEVNIASVNYHFGSKKNLIQAVFNRYLEDFYSGYNTQISSLSVADSEVSQRQAIEAAIIAMLGTDLNVSRARRFMMLLRHAYAQQQGHLRRFIKDHYNEDYRRMIQHLAGQNLQESSKLKFYWQLQFLMGAAMFSLAEFDTLDAIADAQYHSRISTNELLDLFIPTALAILNPHVAE; encoded by the coding sequence ATGAGTACCACATCACTTCGTATTTTGGATCAGGCAGAACGACTTTTTGCTGAACAGGGTTTTAATGAGACTTCGTTACGAGCAATCACCTCTGCAGCGGAAGTCAATATTGCGTCGGTTAACTACCACTTCGGTTCAAAGAAGAACCTCATTCAAGCGGTGTTTAACCGCTATCTTGAGGATTTCTATTCTGGCTATAACACGCAAATATCATCACTTTCAGTAGCAGATTCTGAGGTGTCACAACGACAGGCTATTGAGGCTGCAATTATTGCGATGCTTGGCACCGATCTGAACGTTTCTCGAGCGCGTCGATTTATGATGTTGTTACGTCATGCCTATGCTCAACAACAGGGGCATTTAAGGCGCTTCATTAAGGATCATTACAATGAAGACTACCGGCGAATGATTCAACACTTAGCGGGGCAGAATCTCCAAGAGAGCTCGAAGTTGAAGTTCTATTGGCAGTTACAATTTCTAATGGGTGCGGCGATGTTCTCGCTAGCCGAGTTTGATACGCTGGATGCCATAGCAGACGCGCAATATCACTCCCGCATAAGCACTAATGAGCTACTCGACTTGTTTATCCCCACAGCTTTAGCTATTTTAAATCCTCACGTAGCAGAGTAG